TACTTCTTGGGAGAGGTCTAAGCCGGCCATGGATGGTTGGCTTCGCACTATTTCTAGAAGCTCATCGAGAGGTTTCTTGGCATCATCACCGGAGAATATCCCTGCTGCGACCGATCCGTAGTTTCTTAAATGCCGAACGATTGCGCGGGTATCGACCCCTTTAATCCCTATCAACCCTTGTGCTAGCATCTCCTCTTCAAGGCTGCGTTTCGCCCGCCAATTGGATACCTGCGCAGAGAGGTCTCGGATTACCAAACCTGCAACCCAGATTTTATCGCCGTGGGATTCGTTATCTTCATCATTCCAGCCGGTGTTTCCGATGTGCGGTGCGGTTGTCACCACGATCTGGCGGTGATACGACGGGTCCGTCATGGTTTCCTGGTAACCCGACATTGCGGTGGTGAACACTGCTTCACCAAGGGTGGTTCCGGTGGCGCCAAAACTACTACCGGTAAAGACTTTTCCGTCGCTCAACACAAGCAAGGCTTTGGAATTTTGATTAGCGGAAGAAGATTGTGTCACAACATCACCTTTCTGATTTTCCGATGAGCTGGAAGTTTTTGTTGCGTTGGTGGTTAGCGGTTGCATTATTCTGCACTGGTTCGTGGCTCAGCAGGCTGACCGTCAATGCAGGTCAACCGACCCCGCAAGATCGTTGTCGTCACTTTGGCGTCAAAAGACATACCTTCAAATGGGGTGTTTTCAGACTTAGATGCAAGTTCAGTGCTGTTAACGGTCCATGGTTGGCCCGGGTCAATGATGGTTAGGTTGGCGGGTTCCCCGACGGAAATCGGCCGCCCGTGCCCCGGCAACCGGAGAATTTCGGCTGGGCGTTCGCTCATGATCTTTGCAATAAAGCGCCAATCCGCAAGGCCGGTTGCAACAAAGAGCTTTGCGACGATAGCCAGCGAGGTTTCCAGGCCCAGCATTCCAGGCTTCGCGTGTTCAAATTCGCAGCATTTTTCTTCCGAGCCATGCGGAGCATGGTCAGTTGCGATGCAGTCGATGGTGCCGTCCAAAAGCGCATCACGCAGCGCTAAGGTATCTGATTTTTCACGCAGTGGTGGATTGACACGATTAACCCCGTCATACGTGCGTAGACGTTCATCGGTAAGCAATAGGTGATGCGGGGTAACTTCTGCGGTTAACGGGATTCCCTGTGCTTTTGCCCACCGGACTAATTCCACCGTTCCAGCAGTCGATGCGTGACAAATGTGCATGCGATTGCCATAATCGCGACACAGCAATGCGTCACGCGCAACTATGGATTCCTCGGCTACCCGTGGCCATCCTCGTAGCCCGAGGGTGGCGGCCACTTCCCCTTCGTGCGCCACAGCACCTTCGGTGAGCCGTGGATCCTCACAGTGCTGAGCCAAAAGCACGTCAAGGCCTTTGGCATATTCAATCGCGCGTCGCATAATCTGCGGATTATCAACGCATTTTCCATCATCCGAAAACATTCGTACCTTGGCATCGGAGTGAGCCATCATCCCGAATTCGGTAAGTTCCTTACCAGCCAAGCCTTTTGTTATCGAACCAACTGGGTGAACGTCGCATAGGCCGACCTGCTGGCCCTTGTACCACACTGACTCGGCAATAACCGGCTGATCCATAACTGGCATGGTATTCGCCATGGTAAAAACAGCGGTAAAACCACCTTTCGCCGCAGCGGCGGAACCAGTAGCAATGGTCTCGGTGTCCTCACGACCAGGTTCACGTAGGTGAACATGCATGTCAACCAAACCCGGCAGCAGCACTCCACCTTGACCGTCCACCACTCGGTCAGCGTCGAAAAGTTCATCGCCGATACCAGCAATGATACCGTCCACAATGAGAACATTAACGCCGTCACCCTCGCCATACGGTTTAACATTCGTGATTAACAGCGAACCTGGCTCTACCGGCCCAAGCTGTCCTGTTTCTGGATATTCCAATTTTTTTGTCATTTTCTTTCCTACAGTCACACCTTTGGTCGAATTAGAAGCCCGGGTTCTCGGCACCCGCGATTAACGTAAACAGCACCGCCATGCGAGTGTGTACGCCATTTGATACTTGCTGTAATACGGCTGAACGTGGCGCATCGGCAACGGCATAGTTTATTTCCATCCCGCGTAACATTGGGCCTGGGTGCATGACGATCGCGCCATCTTTCATCCGGGCCTCGCGTTGCTTGCTCAAACCGTACAATGTGGCATATTCCCGATGGGAAGGGAAGAATCCACCCAGCATTCGTTCTTGTTGCACCCGTAGCATCATCACGACGTCGGCATCTGGTATCTCTGGATCCATCTCGTAACTGACTCGAACCGGCCAGTTCTCAACCCCTGGCGGCAACAACGTGGGTGGAGCTACCA
The nucleotide sequence above comes from Corynebacterium mustelae. Encoded proteins:
- a CDS encoding dihydroorotase — its product is MTKKLEYPETGQLGPVEPGSLLITNVKPYGEGDGVNVLIVDGIIAGIGDELFDADRVVDGQGGVLLPGLVDMHVHLREPGREDTETIATGSAAAAKGGFTAVFTMANTMPVMDQPVIAESVWYKGQQVGLCDVHPVGSITKGLAGKELTEFGMMAHSDAKVRMFSDDGKCVDNPQIMRRAIEYAKGLDVLLAQHCEDPRLTEGAVAHEGEVAATLGLRGWPRVAEESIVARDALLCRDYGNRMHICHASTAGTVELVRWAKAQGIPLTAEVTPHHLLLTDERLRTYDGVNRVNPPLREKSDTLALRDALLDGTIDCIATDHAPHGSEEKCCEFEHAKPGMLGLETSLAIVAKLFVATGLADWRFIAKIMSERPAEILRLPGHGRPISVGEPANLTIIDPGQPWTVNSTELASKSENTPFEGMSFDAKVTTTILRGRLTCIDGQPAEPRTSAE